One Micromonospora sp. WMMD1120 genomic region harbors:
- a CDS encoding DMT family transporter gives MNSRPAAAGAALAVLSAVTFATSGTFARSLIQAGWSAESAVVARVGIAAVVLAVPALLSLRGRMHVLRSNAVSIGLFGLLGVALAQVCFFNAVRYLPVGVALLLEYLGIILVVGWMWLRHGQPPRRLTVAGSVVALAGLAFVLDLAGTADFHPVGVLWGLGAAFGLAGYFVLAGRVDPRLPSVAMASAGMAVGAVVLLVVGLAGLLPLRATFGEVTFAGQRTSWLLPIAGLSLVAAVIAYLAGIAGNRILGPRLSSFVGLTEVLFAVLIAWLFLNELPTGWQLFGGALIIAGVALVRLDELRGPSPTPTPASPEPALAVDRR, from the coding sequence ATGAATTCACGACCCGCTGCCGCCGGTGCCGCTCTGGCGGTGCTCTCGGCTGTCACCTTCGCCACCTCCGGGACCTTCGCGCGATCCCTCATCCAGGCCGGTTGGTCGGCCGAGTCGGCTGTCGTCGCCCGGGTCGGGATAGCCGCCGTGGTGCTGGCGGTCCCCGCCCTGCTGTCGCTGCGGGGCAGGATGCACGTGCTGCGGAGCAATGCCGTCTCCATCGGGCTGTTCGGGCTCCTCGGGGTGGCGCTGGCCCAGGTGTGCTTCTTCAACGCCGTGCGCTACCTGCCGGTCGGTGTCGCGCTGCTGCTGGAATACCTGGGCATCATCCTCGTCGTGGGGTGGATGTGGCTACGGCACGGTCAGCCTCCCCGTCGGCTCACCGTCGCCGGCTCGGTGGTCGCCCTCGCCGGCCTGGCATTCGTGCTCGACCTCGCCGGCACCGCCGACTTCCATCCGGTGGGTGTGCTCTGGGGCCTGGGCGCGGCGTTCGGCCTGGCCGGATACTTCGTGCTCGCCGGTCGGGTCGACCCCCGGCTGCCCTCGGTCGCCATGGCCAGCGCCGGCATGGCCGTCGGCGCGGTGGTGCTGCTCGTCGTAGGGTTGGCCGGTCTGCTGCCGCTGCGCGCGACGTTCGGCGAGGTCACCTTCGCCGGGCAGCGCACCAGTTGGCTGCTGCCCATCGCCGGACTCTCGCTGGTGGCCGCCGTCATCGCCTACCTGGCCGGGATCGCGGGCAACCGGATCCTGGGCCCGCGCCTCTCCTCGTTCGTCGGGCTCACCGAGGTGCTCTTCGCGGTGCTGATCGCCTGGCTGTTCCTCAACGAACTGCCCACCGGCTGGCAGCTCTTCGGTGGTGCGCTGATCATCGCCGGCGTCGCCCTGGTACGCCTCGACGAACTGCGCGGACCGTCGCCCACGCCCACGCCCGCCTCGCCCGAGCCCGCGCTGGCGGTCGACAGGCGCTGA
- a CDS encoding HAD family hydrolase, producing the protein MLTTVVFDADETLLDLRPAVTGGLVTVLDEMRRRTPAAAEVTLADLESDWGAVFGEMSAAPVMEIRRAALARSLARAELGDHLDEIADLFFARRFALTRPFPDVPLALRALRSRYTLGFATNGNSRAERCGLAGEFAFEVYAHEGGLPKKPAPEFFAAVVAAAGVLPEQIVYVGDSWEHDVVAPRRAGLRSVWLNRIGLPRPRGVTPDAEVSTLADLPSVLAEIPTAADLPVPGDVPAVPGDVSGG; encoded by the coding sequence GTGCTGACCACAGTGGTGTTCGACGCCGACGAGACCCTGCTGGACCTGCGCCCGGCGGTGACCGGTGGGTTGGTGACCGTCCTCGACGAGATGCGGCGACGCACCCCGGCGGCGGCGGAGGTGACCCTCGCCGACCTGGAGTCGGACTGGGGCGCGGTCTTCGGCGAGATGTCGGCCGCGCCGGTGATGGAGATCCGCCGCGCCGCGCTGGCCCGGTCGCTGGCCCGCGCAGAGCTGGGCGACCACCTGGATGAGATCGCCGACCTCTTCTTCGCCCGCCGGTTCGCGCTCACCCGACCGTTCCCGGACGTGCCACTCGCGCTCAGGGCGCTCCGCTCCCGATACACGCTCGGGTTCGCCACCAATGGCAACAGCCGGGCCGAACGCTGCGGGCTCGCCGGCGAGTTCGCCTTCGAGGTGTACGCGCACGAAGGCGGCCTGCCGAAGAAGCCCGCCCCGGAGTTCTTCGCGGCGGTGGTCGCGGCCGCGGGCGTGCTGCCAGAGCAGATCGTGTACGTCGGTGACTCCTGGGAGCACGACGTGGTGGCCCCACGGCGTGCCGGCCTGCGGTCGGTCTGGTTGAACCGGATTGGTCTGCCGCGCCCGCGCGGGGTCACGCCTGACGCGGAGGTGTCCACGCTGGCTGACCTGCCATCGGTGCTGGCGGAGATCCCGACGGCTGCCGATCTGCCGGTGCCGGGTGATGTGCCGGCGGTGCCGGGTGATGTGTCGGGCGGATGA
- the cysS gene encoding cysteine--tRNA ligase, translating to MTLRLYDTATRSVRDFVPREAGKVGVYLCGLTLQAPPHIGHLRSGVNYDVLRRWLLAAGYQVTFIRNLTDIDDKLLVKSGEQGRPFWSIAYANELLLAEAYRSLNVLPPTYEPRATGHIPEMHELITKLITDGHAYPATDGSGDVYFDVASWPSYGSLSGQSPDAMQSAGDAPDRGKRDPRDFALWKGAKPDEPADAYWPSPWGLGRPGWHIECSAMCWRYLGPEFDIHGGGLDLTFPHHENEIAQSKAAGLPFARYWVHHGLLSIGGAKMGKSAGNALDLAYVDSLGVRPVELRYYYAAAHYRSVIDYSEDALREAATAYRRIEGFVQRAAERVGAGQPGELPEGFVAAMNDDLNTSAALAVLQQHLRDGNTALSTGDDVTVRTTLAVVRAMLDILGVDPLSPAWTGGGRTDDLRAVVDSLIALALEQRAQARGRKDWTAADAVRDQLKLAGVVVEDTPQGPRWTIGEQD from the coding sequence GTGACGCTACGCCTGTATGACACCGCCACCCGATCGGTGCGGGACTTCGTCCCGCGGGAAGCCGGCAAGGTGGGGGTCTACCTGTGTGGTCTCACCCTTCAGGCGCCGCCGCACATCGGCCATCTTCGTTCCGGCGTCAACTACGACGTGTTGCGCCGCTGGCTGTTGGCTGCCGGTTACCAGGTCACCTTCATCCGCAACCTGACCGACATCGACGACAAGCTGCTGGTCAAGTCGGGGGAGCAGGGTCGGCCGTTCTGGTCCATCGCGTACGCGAACGAGCTGCTGCTCGCCGAGGCGTACCGGTCGTTGAACGTGCTGCCGCCCACCTACGAGCCGCGCGCCACCGGGCACATCCCCGAGATGCACGAGCTGATCACAAAACTGATCACCGACGGTCATGCCTACCCGGCCACCGACGGCTCGGGCGACGTCTACTTCGACGTGGCGTCCTGGCCGTCGTACGGGTCGTTGTCGGGTCAGTCGCCGGACGCGATGCAGTCCGCCGGTGACGCCCCGGACCGGGGCAAGCGGGACCCGCGCGACTTCGCGCTCTGGAAGGGCGCCAAACCGGACGAGCCGGCCGACGCGTACTGGCCGTCCCCGTGGGGGCTGGGCCGTCCGGGCTGGCACATCGAGTGCTCGGCGATGTGCTGGCGCTACCTCGGGCCGGAGTTCGACATCCACGGTGGCGGCCTGGACCTGACCTTCCCGCACCACGAGAACGAGATCGCCCAGTCCAAGGCGGCCGGGCTGCCGTTCGCCCGCTACTGGGTGCACCACGGGCTGTTGAGCATCGGCGGGGCCAAGATGGGCAAGTCCGCCGGCAACGCCCTCGATCTGGCCTACGTCGACTCGCTCGGGGTGCGGCCGGTGGAGCTGCGGTACTACTACGCGGCCGCGCACTACCGCTCCGTGATCGACTACTCCGAGGACGCGCTGCGCGAGGCGGCCACCGCGTACCGGCGGATCGAGGGTTTCGTGCAGCGGGCGGCCGAGCGGGTCGGCGCCGGGCAGCCCGGTGAGCTGCCCGAGGGTTTCGTCGCGGCGATGAACGACGACCTCAACACGTCCGCCGCCCTGGCCGTGCTGCAACAGCACCTCCGGGACGGCAACACCGCGCTGAGCACCGGCGACGATGTGACCGTCCGCACCACCCTGGCCGTCGTGCGGGCGATGCTGGATATCCTCGGTGTCGACCCCCTGAGCCCGGCCTGGACCGGTGGCGGCCGTACCGACGATCTCCGTGCCGTGGTGGACTCCCTGATCGCGCTGGCCCTGGAGCAGCGCGCGCAGGCCCGGGGTCGCAAGGACTGGACCGCCGCCGACGCGGTACGTGACCAGCTCAAGCTGGCCGGCGTGGTGGTCGAGGACACCCCCCAGGGCCCCCGTTGGACTATTGGAGAGCAGGACTGA
- a CDS encoding S8 family serine peptidase has translation MSKRSTAGAVASAAVLALTAAGLGVPASAAPSTSRTFTVVAEDGVAAETAVAAIRAAGGTVVSRADEVGMYQVSSDRADFAAKATAAPTLIGAAEQKAIGRKPKLDRVEQEHLTAAISGAAARKGVARKGAKLDPLDDRLWGLEMIRADKARAIEPGDRRVTVGVLDTGVDASNPDIAPNFDWALSRNFAPDLVDVDGPCEVPSCLDPVGTDDGGHGTHVAGTIGAAANGFGLSGVAPNVSLVELKGGQDSGYFFLEPVVNALLHAGRSGIDVVNMSFYVDPWLFNCTANPADSPEAQAEQRAIIKAMKRALTFAHNKGVTLVAALGNENDDLGSPRTDVTSPDYGADPYPRPIDNESCWNLPTEGPNVIGVSSLGPSGKKSDFSNYGTEQTSVAAPGGWYRDGFGTDTFRTDANMILSSYPKHVLQEEGSVDADGNIVAGFEESVFKQCKANGECGYYTYLQGTSMASPHAAGVAALIVSRYGKAQGRAAFGMSPKLVEQHLYRTAAEHACPEPRLQQYRDEGRDETYDAYCAGGINFNGFYGYGIIDAYAAVKTPLDPNARP, from the coding sequence GTGAGCAAGCGCTCCACCGCCGGTGCTGTCGCGAGCGCGGCAGTGCTGGCACTGACGGCTGCGGGGCTGGGTGTGCCGGCCAGTGCCGCGCCGAGCACCTCCCGCACCTTCACCGTCGTGGCTGAGGACGGTGTCGCCGCCGAGACGGCGGTCGCCGCGATCCGGGCTGCCGGCGGCACTGTGGTGTCCCGCGCCGACGAGGTCGGCATGTACCAGGTCAGCAGTGACCGGGCTGACTTCGCGGCCAAGGCGACGGCCGCTCCCACGCTGATCGGCGCTGCCGAACAGAAGGCCATCGGCCGCAAGCCGAAGCTGGACCGGGTTGAGCAGGAGCACCTGACGGCAGCCATTTCTGGTGCCGCCGCCCGCAAGGGTGTCGCTCGCAAGGGTGCCAAGCTCGACCCGCTGGACGACAGGCTCTGGGGTCTGGAGATGATCCGGGCCGACAAGGCGCGCGCCATCGAGCCGGGCGACCGGCGGGTGACCGTCGGCGTGCTGGACACCGGCGTCGACGCCAGCAACCCGGACATCGCGCCGAACTTCGACTGGGCGCTGTCGCGCAACTTCGCCCCGGACCTGGTCGACGTGGACGGCCCGTGCGAGGTGCCGAGCTGCCTCGACCCGGTGGGCACCGACGACGGCGGGCACGGCACCCACGTGGCCGGCACCATCGGCGCCGCCGCCAACGGCTTCGGCCTCTCCGGTGTCGCCCCGAACGTCTCGCTCGTCGAACTGAAGGGCGGCCAGGACTCCGGCTACTTCTTCCTCGAGCCCGTGGTCAACGCCCTGCTGCACGCCGGCCGGTCCGGCATCGACGTGGTGAACATGTCGTTCTACGTCGACCCGTGGCTCTTCAACTGCACCGCCAACCCGGCCGACTCGCCGGAGGCCCAGGCCGAGCAGCGGGCCATCATCAAGGCGATGAAGCGGGCGCTGACGTTCGCCCACAACAAGGGCGTCACCCTCGTCGCCGCGCTCGGCAACGAGAACGACGACCTCGGCTCTCCCCGTACCGACGTGACCAGCCCGGACTACGGCGCAGACCCGTACCCCCGGCCGATCGACAACGAGAGCTGCTGGAACCTGCCCACCGAGGGCCCCAACGTGATCGGGGTGTCCTCGCTCGGCCCGTCCGGCAAGAAGTCGGACTTCTCCAACTACGGCACCGAGCAGACCTCGGTCGCCGCCCCCGGCGGTTGGTACCGGGACGGCTTCGGCACCGACACGTTCCGTACCGACGCCAACATGATCCTCTCCTCGTACCCGAAGCACGTGCTCCAGGAGGAGGGCTCGGTCGACGCCGACGGCAACATCGTCGCCGGTTTCGAGGAGTCGGTCTTCAAGCAGTGCAAGGCCAACGGTGAGTGCGGCTACTACACCTACCTGCAGGGCACCTCGATGGCGTCCCCGCACGCCGCCGGTGTCGCCGCGCTGATCGTCAGCCGGTACGGCAAGGCGCAGGGCCGGGCCGCCTTCGGTATGTCGCCCAAGCTGGTCGAGCAGCACCTCTACCGCACGGCGGCCGAGCACGCCTGCCCGGAACCGCGGTTGCAGCAGTATCGCGACGAGGGCCGGGACGAGACCTACGACGCCTACTGCGCCGGTGGGATCAACTTCAACGGCTTCTACGGCTACGGGATCATCGACGCCTACGCGGCGGTGAAGACCCCGCTCGACCCGAACGCCCGCCCGTAA
- a CDS encoding CGNR zinc finger domain-containing protein, whose protein sequence is MLFAHDTECSLIATAALVNTAGRDGELLPDVAALDAFFVRHNYSGRHEHTEAELRAVRDLRPRLRRIWHAEPPEIVAIVNGLLLEHKALPQLIEHDDEPYHLHSVPRDAPLATRIAVEAAMAMADLVRAGELSRLRICDYPDCGNVVVDLSRNRSRRFCEAGCGNRAAVTAYRARRAASRS, encoded by the coding sequence TTGCTATTCGCTCATGACACCGAGTGTTCGCTGATCGCCACCGCCGCGTTGGTCAACACCGCGGGTCGGGACGGCGAGCTGCTGCCCGACGTCGCGGCGCTGGACGCCTTCTTCGTTCGGCACAACTACAGCGGCCGACACGAGCACACCGAGGCCGAGCTGCGCGCCGTCCGGGACCTCCGCCCCCGACTACGCCGCATCTGGCACGCCGAGCCACCGGAGATCGTCGCGATCGTCAACGGCCTGCTCCTCGAACACAAGGCGTTGCCGCAGCTCATCGAGCACGACGACGAGCCGTACCATCTGCACTCCGTTCCCCGCGACGCGCCGCTGGCGACCCGGATCGCGGTGGAGGCGGCCATGGCGATGGCCGACCTGGTCCGCGCCGGCGAGCTGAGCCGCCTGCGGATCTGCGACTACCCGGACTGCGGCAACGTAGTCGTCGACCTCTCCCGCAACCGCTCCCGGCGATTCTGCGAAGCCGGCTGCGGCAACCGCGCGGCGGTGACCGCCTACCGCGCCCGCCGGGCGGCCAGCCGCTCCTGA
- a CDS encoding DUF559 domain-containing protein: MRANASRPSRDRGNPIPCSDPGRAAWETAVWLDPIRAVAIVDSLLGQRLTDHDALAVLGASNADRPGGRRAQWVFGLADGGAESPPESHLRVRLVLGGLPRPVTQHPIRLPNGTVVHPDLAWPEFRVAVEYDGQWHSDPEQLHRDRRRLNMLVSAGWLVLHVTSRRLYGEFPAVLHEVRNALVSRGWRRGVPA, encoded by the coding sequence GTGAGGGCCAACGCTTCCCGGCCGAGCCGGGACCGGGGCAACCCGATCCCCTGCTCCGACCCGGGACGGGCGGCCTGGGAAACAGCCGTCTGGCTCGACCCGATCCGAGCGGTCGCCATCGTCGATTCGCTGCTCGGGCAGCGGTTGACCGATCACGACGCGCTGGCCGTCCTCGGTGCCAGCAATGCCGACCGGCCCGGTGGCCGACGAGCGCAGTGGGTGTTCGGCCTGGCCGACGGCGGAGCCGAGTCTCCACCGGAGTCCCACCTGCGGGTGCGGTTGGTGCTCGGTGGACTTCCACGCCCGGTCACCCAGCATCCGATCCGCCTGCCCAACGGCACTGTCGTACACCCCGACCTGGCCTGGCCGGAGTTCCGGGTGGCGGTCGAGTACGACGGTCAGTGGCACTCCGACCCGGAGCAGCTGCACCGCGACCGTCGCCGGCTGAACATGTTGGTGAGCGCGGGCTGGCTGGTCCTGCACGTGACCAGTCGACGCCTCTACGGCGAGTTCCCGGCGGTGCTCCACGAGGTGCGCAACGCGCTGGTCAGCCGTGGTTGGCGGCGGGGAGTGCCCGCATGA